One Gloeobacter morelensis MG652769 DNA window includes the following coding sequences:
- a CDS encoding antirestriction protein ArdA, which produces MGGEDATIRIYAACLAAYNNGIQHGRWIDATLGEDHIWDGIKAMLAASPIQGAEEHAIHDYEGFEGVSLSEYESVQRVAELAAFIEEHGAIAGKLVEYFGDLEEAKEALEDRYCGVHSSVADFVQQITEETTTIPENLQYYIDWERMGRDLAMCDILAIETGFEEVHIFWQH; this is translated from the coding sequence GTGGGCGGCGAAGACGCAACGATCCGCATCTATGCGGCGTGTCTCGCCGCGTACAATAACGGCATCCAGCACGGGCGCTGGATCGACGCCACGCTTGGCGAAGATCATATCTGGGACGGCATCAAGGCCATGCTGGCCGCGTCCCCGATCCAAGGAGCCGAAGAACACGCCATCCATGACTATGAGGGCTTTGAAGGCGTTTCCCTGAGTGAATACGAGAGTGTGCAGCGCGTTGCCGAGCTGGCCGCGTTCATTGAGGAACACGGCGCGATTGCCGGGAAGCTGGTCGAATATTTCGGCGATCTTGAAGAGGCCAAGGAGGCGCTGGAGGACCGCTATTGCGGCGTTCATTCCTCCGTGGCCGACTTCGTGCAGCAGATCACCGAGGAAACCACGACAATCCCGGAGAACCTGCAATATTACATCGACTGGGAGCGCATGGGCCGCGATTTGGCCATGTGCGATATCCTCGCCATCGAAACGGGCTTCGAGGAAGTGCATATCTTCTGGCAACACTGA
- a CDS encoding prolyl oligopeptidase family serine peptidase: MDAKPQKPKRSLFDRAINAFAVLILIFAAINEFSHLYRVPESISAAPQLYERHVSWSGTFPFVGSYFLMTPEGYDPRQSYPLVVALHGVSSRIYAAEALASASFRKNFPAFVMVPIAPARAFWATPENPAYRMKRNIPYPDHLAQVMAGIDAITASYSIDRSRVYIVGHSTGAAGVMGALERYPDRFAAGIASAGLWDGAQTRHVNDPLWILHGTADPAMPFAHSRTLAAELKARGVAARFNSLSGRGHDIGPTVYAKPELWTWLLNQRSNAKK; encoded by the coding sequence ATGGACGCGAAGCCGCAGAAACCCAAGCGAAGTCTTTTTGACCGGGCGATTAACGCCTTTGCGGTGCTGATCCTGATCTTTGCCGCCATCAACGAGTTCTCGCATCTGTACCGCGTCCCGGAGAGCATCAGCGCCGCGCCGCAACTTTACGAACGGCACGTCTCATGGAGCGGGACGTTTCCTTTTGTAGGCTCCTATTTCCTGATGACGCCCGAAGGGTATGACCCGAGGCAATCCTATCCGCTCGTGGTCGCACTGCATGGCGTCAGCAGCCGCATCTACGCCGCCGAGGCGTTGGCGTCTGCGTCCTTCCGCAAAAACTTTCCTGCGTTTGTCATGGTTCCGATCGCGCCCGCGCGCGCATTCTGGGCCACACCGGAGAATCCGGCTTACCGGATGAAGCGGAATATTCCCTACCCAGACCACCTTGCGCAGGTCATGGCGGGGATTGACGCGATTACGGCGTCCTATTCGATTGACCGCAGCCGCGTTTATATCGTCGGGCATTCAACGGGCGCAGCGGGCGTCATGGGCGCGCTTGAACGATACCCCGACCGCTTCGCGGCGGGCATCGCCAGCGCTGGATTGTGGGATGGCGCGCAGACGCGGCATGTCAACGATCCCCTCTGGATTCTGCATGGCACCGCCGATCCCGCCATGCCCTTCGCGCACAGCCGCACATTGGCGGCAGAATTGAAGGCTCGCGGCGTGGCCGCGCGCTTCAACTCTCTTTCTGGCCGGGGACACGATATCGGGCCGACTGTCTATGCGAAGCCTGAATTGTGGACGTGGTTGCTCAATCAGCGGAGCAACGCAAAGAAATAG
- a CDS encoding calcium-binding protein — protein MTDAIGFAYDVGDLSDDFLKLLHDIWGGTVDWMARDAEAVSNGIDLHPNTDGKARNAIAHAHESASIAREHGYDWAKTLGDLKEETPGVYAGTDQDGDEWKDQYNNEVGRLIAQWMEDNEFTESDINPATGQNYTEAELDAVMDKLIVDAHNNDKLLEAATEREIAAQMQAEGFEQQVATQMQTEGISESSINPATGQNWTAQEIEDEKQRRVKDEFKQRLDDARENDDVPMDASGNVLDPAQEARDDWNGPSAGWEGLSVERDYEGTEPEDGSLQWIGYGVVGPILEAAVNNLIALYEGGTQLPDALAAVAANAANDIQDAILLALSITSPPFATLAPFVLAAWDAFWAAWNSGSPLVLDLDGDGIELVSLVNSNVYWDIDQDGFAEAIGWVQADDGFLAIDANSDGIITDHSELFGSVAEDGFTDLRLLDSNSDNVINASDTAFAALLVWRDLNQNGLSEANELFSLSALNIVSINANATAVNQTNQGHDISHVSTYTVDDGVSGPQNLAIVDVWFQYDDINTDFVGDYTLDLASLFTFNQRGYGTLPDLYIAASEDNDLNDPDSLLSLLTAFSGKTLDELLVDDGSVLADVEAIMFRWAGVDGVDPASRGAHLDARKLEFLEELFGQEFLQQGILEDPGSLAANQLDVAFDIALNAISARLIAQGAGLSLFAGGAFYNPVTDGFVGFVGFNQDTLDVLLAKSLDPNAVSDKTAFWLQVVNVVDQAVGVANLSSGDLQVLNDTLAASDFTLSVDQLLERIQWALDIHLGTAHTGNTLQGTTGNDTLVADASNDTLTGGNGNDDLSGGLGDDILSGGNGADILFGGLGNDRLDGDGGADLYKIYAGHGDDVLWESGTDIDTLEFGAGITLADLEIIRISNTALRIGILPSAGTGSITVELGNLEILKFADASTFDLRTMDQTLIGTSGNDTLRGMLAGSMGTGSDTIFGMDGNDILYADAGNESDVKVNWLYGGNGNDSLYGDGGNDELYGEADNDTLTGYGGHDTLVGGAGDDTATGGAGDDRYVFNYGDGNDTFSDTGGTDRIVFGAGITAASLSVFRISNDNVKIEIDGGAGGSIIVSGQTIGNIIETLEFADSSTVALTSYDLILNGTSAGETLYGVNVGGSGVDTIYGHGGNDIIYGYRGSTTAQANFLYAGDGDDQVHGGSGVDTIEGNAGNDTLRGYNGNDTIDGGDGDDLLYGGSQADTLSGGAGADQLFGDNDNDILMGGLGADELTGGNGNDTFRFVEGQTFDAVDTIKDFNPSYDAIDLRDVLYEYDPLTEIITDFVQITTSGSNSLLAVDVDGGGDNFIQIAAIQGQTGMTDEAALVASGKLLVA, from the coding sequence ATGACCGATGCGATAGGGTTTGCGTATGATGTAGGAGATTTAAGCGACGACTTTCTAAAGTTACTACATGATATTTGGGGTGGAACGGTTGATTGGATGGCCCGCGATGCTGAGGCGGTTTCCAACGGCATCGACCTTCACCCAAACACTGATGGCAAGGCCCGCAACGCGATTGCGCACGCCCATGAGAGCGCGTCCATTGCGCGGGAGCACGGTTATGACTGGGCAAAAACCCTTGGCGATCTGAAAGAGGAAACGCCGGGAGTATACGCCGGGACCGATCAGGACGGCGACGAATGGAAGGATCAGTACAATAACGAAGTTGGTCGCCTGATCGCGCAGTGGATGGAAGACAACGAATTTACGGAAAGCGATATTAACCCGGCGACGGGGCAAAACTACACTGAAGCCGAACTAGACGCAGTGATGGATAAGCTGATCGTTGACGCTCACAACAACGACAAGCTTCTTGAAGCCGCGACCGAGCGCGAGATTGCAGCGCAAATGCAAGCCGAGGGCTTCGAGCAACAGGTCGCCACTCAGATGCAGACGGAAGGGATAAGCGAGTCTTCGATCAATCCCGCCACAGGGCAGAACTGGACCGCGCAGGAGATTGAGGACGAGAAGCAACGCCGCGTCAAAGACGAGTTCAAACAACGCCTCGACGATGCAAGAGAGAATGACGATGTTCCGATGGATGCGTCCGGGAACGTGCTCGATCCGGCCCAAGAGGCCCGCGATGATTGGAATGGACCATCCGCAGGATGGGAGGGGCTATCGGTCGAGAGAGATTACGAAGGCACGGAACCTGAAGACGGCTCTCTACAGTGGATAGGCTATGGGGTAGTCGGTCCTATCCTTGAAGCGGCGGTCAATAACCTGATTGCGCTTTACGAGGGTGGCACTCAATTGCCGGACGCGCTCGCCGCAGTAGCCGCTAATGCCGCGAATGATATACAGGATGCAATTCTTCTCGCCCTTTCGATCACATCGCCGCCGTTCGCAACCCTCGCGCCCTTTGTTTTGGCTGCATGGGATGCGTTCTGGGCCGCATGGAATAGCGGTTCGCCGCTTGTGCTCGACCTTGATGGGGACGGCATCGAGCTTGTCTCGCTGGTAAACAGCAACGTCTATTGGGATATCGACCAAGACGGTTTCGCGGAAGCCATCGGGTGGGTTCAGGCCGATGACGGGTTCTTGGCCATCGACGCCAATAGCGACGGGATTATCACCGACCATTCCGAACTGTTCGGCAGCGTGGCAGAGGACGGGTTTACAGACCTGCGCCTGCTCGATTCCAATTCGGATAACGTCATTAACGCCAGTGATACGGCTTTTGCCGCTCTACTGGTGTGGCGCGACCTGAACCAAAACGGTCTCAGCGAGGCGAACGAGCTATTCTCACTGTCGGCGCTCAACATCGTCTCCATCAACGCAAACGCAACAGCGGTGAATCAGACTAATCAGGGACACGATATCTCGCACGTCTCGACCTACACCGTCGATGACGGCGTAAGCGGCCCGCAGAATCTCGCTATCGTGGACGTGTGGTTCCAGTACGACGATATCAACACGGATTTTGTGGGCGACTACACACTGGACCTCGCCTCATTGTTCACGTTCAACCAGCGCGGCTACGGCACGTTACCGGACCTCTATATCGCTGCGTCCGAAGATAACGACCTGAACGACCCGGACAGCCTGTTGAGCCTTCTTACGGCTTTCTCCGGGAAGACGCTGGACGAATTGCTTGTCGATGATGGTTCGGTCCTCGCGGACGTGGAAGCCATCATGTTCCGTTGGGCCGGAGTGGACGGCGTGGACCCGGCCAGCCGGGGCGCGCATCTCGATGCCCGGAAGCTTGAGTTTCTGGAAGAATTGTTCGGACAAGAGTTTCTACAACAGGGTATCTTGGAAGACCCCGGTAGCCTTGCGGCCAATCAACTCGATGTAGCGTTTGATATTGCCCTGAACGCCATTTCCGCACGCCTCATTGCGCAGGGCGCGGGCCTGTCGTTGTTCGCAGGTGGCGCGTTCTACAATCCTGTTACAGATGGCTTCGTGGGCTTTGTCGGATTCAATCAGGACACTCTGGACGTCTTGCTTGCTAAATCCCTTGATCCGAATGCTGTCTCCGACAAAACCGCCTTCTGGTTGCAGGTGGTTAATGTTGTCGATCAGGCCGTAGGCGTGGCCAATCTCTCTTCGGGGGATTTGCAGGTGCTCAATGACACGCTTGCTGCAAGCGATTTCACACTCAGCGTGGATCAGCTTTTGGAGCGTATCCAGTGGGCGCTCGATATTCATTTGGGCACGGCCCACACAGGCAACACACTTCAAGGCACCACAGGCAACGACACGCTCGTTGCCGACGCCAGCAACGATACGCTCACGGGCGGAAACGGCAACGACGACCTTTCGGGCGGATTGGGCGACGATATCCTGTCCGGTGGAAACGGTGCGGATATTCTGTTCGGCGGGCTTGGCAACGACCGTCTGGACGGCGACGGCGGCGCTGACCTTTACAAGATTTATGCGGGGCACGGTGACGATGTTCTCTGGGAATCCGGGACGGATATCGACACGCTAGAGTTCGGCGCGGGGATCACGCTCGCCGACCTCGAAATCATCCGCATTTCAAACACAGCTCTGCGCATCGGGATTTTGCCCTCTGCGGGCACGGGTTCGATCACGGTCGAACTGGGGAATCTGGAAATCCTGAAATTCGCGGACGCCTCGACCTTCGATCTGCGAACGATGGATCAGACCCTGATCGGAACGTCTGGCAACGACACGCTGCGCGGGATGCTTGCCGGAAGCATGGGAACAGGATCGGACACAATCTTCGGCATGGACGGCAACGATATCCTATATGCCGACGCGGGCAACGAATCCGATGTCAAGGTCAACTGGCTCTACGGCGGAAACGGCAATGACTCGCTCTACGGCGACGGCGGCAATGACGAATTGTATGGGGAAGCCGATAACGACACGCTCACAGGCTATGGCGGGCACGATACGCTGGTGGGCGGCGCGGGCGACGATACCGCGACGGGCGGCGCAGGGGATGACCGCTACGTCTTCAACTACGGCGACGGCAACGACACCTTCTCTGATACGGGCGGCACGGACCGCATCGTCTTCGGAGCCGGAATCACGGCGGCCAGCCTCAGTGTTTTCCGCATATCCAACGACAACGTGAAGATTGAGATCGACGGCGGGGCTGGCGGCTCCATCATCGTTTCAGGGCAGACCATCGGCAATATCATCGAAACGCTGGAATTTGCCGATAGCTCAACCGTTGCCCTTACTTCTTACGATCTTATCCTGAACGGCACTTCTGCGGGAGAAACGCTTTACGGCGTCAATGTTGGCGGCTCGGGCGTGGACACGATCTACGGGCACGGCGGCAACGATATCATCTACGGCTATCGGGGCTCCACGACCGCGCAAGCCAATTTTCTCTATGCGGGTGACGGGGACGATCAAGTCCACGGCGGAAGCGGCGTCGATACGATTGAAGGCAATGCCGGGAACGACACGCTGCGTGGCTATAACGGCAATGACACCATCGACGGCGGAGATGGTGACGACTTGCTCTATGGCGGTTCACAAGCCGATACCCTCAGTGGCGGGGCCGGAGCGGATCAGCTTTTTGGCGATAACGACAACGATATCCTGATGGGCGGACTGGGTGCCGACGAACTGACCGGAGGAAACGGGAACGACACCTTCCGCTTCGTTGAAGGCCAAACCTTTGACGCCGTGGACACGATCAAGGACTTCAACCCGAGCTACGATGCAATCGACCTTCGGGACGTGCTTTACGAGTACGATCCTCTCACGGAGATCATCACGGACTTTGTGCAGATCACCACAAGCGGATCAAACAGCCTCTTGGCTGTCGATGTGGACGGCGGCGGCGACAACTTCATTCAGATCGCGGCGATTCAAGGCCAGACGGGTATGACCGACGAAGCGGCGCTGGTGGCCAGCGGCAAGCTTCTTGTCGCCTAA
- a CDS encoding ATP-binding domain-containing protein: MTFDFFEGAAGTGKTHNLVGCAGEIVQGGVLGDGHKLLALTFMNGARRRLDARLGENPAFRRRFDCQTFDVFARTLAARRRSLITPAMQTQADALSEFDGPCALAASLLENESVRQWVARSFPLVLVDEAQDLDEHRMRVLQGLAPSCRIVAAADAFQCLHNGRDTAPLMGWLEGAGQTHRLTQVRRTTQQGLLAAALAVREGRDVKTVLTANTFNNRTSWNGAGFRLQDAAATQANTGLLAWAIANDMAQRQGPVVILTPDGSNAIIRAALATVQTRQWQRNNGATFGPYPHSWDRHDNEEANALLADIALPETASYADLRALLTPLAGNAPIAQAISRMDRLRRAHGQASFTAAQVTEFVRESVRNRSRLGFRQQRGHLVMTIQRAKNREFPNVIVLWPHTATGSAEHLRRLLYNGITRAQNHCTVIVLGQNRMNAPPFAP, encoded by the coding sequence ATGACGTTCGATTTCTTCGAGGGCGCGGCGGGGACAGGAAAGACCCACAATCTGGTGGGCTGCGCGGGAGAGATCGTTCAGGGCGGAGTGCTGGGCGATGGCCATAAGCTCTTGGCGCTCACCTTCATGAACGGCGCGCGCCGCCGTCTGGATGCGCGCCTTGGCGAGAACCCGGCCTTCCGCCGGCGCTTCGATTGCCAGACGTTTGACGTGTTCGCCCGGACGCTGGCTGCGCGGCGCAGGAGCCTGATTACGCCCGCCATGCAGACGCAAGCCGACGCTCTGAGTGAATTTGACGGGCCGTGCGCGCTGGCCGCCTCACTTCTGGAAAATGAATCTGTCCGGCAGTGGGTGGCGCGGAGCTTCCCGCTCGTTCTGGTCGATGAAGCGCAAGACCTCGACGAACACCGGATGCGCGTTCTGCAAGGGCTTGCGCCCTCCTGCCGGATCGTCGCGGCGGCGGACGCCTTCCAATGCCTTCACAACGGACGCGATACCGCGCCCCTCATGGGTTGGCTTGAAGGCGCAGGACAGACGCACCGTCTCACGCAGGTCCGGCGCACCACGCAGCAGGGATTGCTGGCCGCCGCGCTGGCCGTGCGTGAAGGCCGGGATGTGAAAACCGTTCTGACAGCCAACACCTTCAACAACCGCACATCATGGAACGGCGCGGGCTTCCGGCTTCAAGACGCAGCGGCAACGCAAGCGAATACGGGGCTTCTCGCATGGGCGATTGCGAACGACATGGCGCAGCGCCAAGGTCCGGTGGTTATTCTCACGCCGGACGGAAGCAACGCGATCATCCGCGCGGCGCTTGCGACGGTGCAAACAAGACAGTGGCAACGCAACAACGGTGCGACCTTCGGCCCGTATCCGCACTCATGGGACCGCCACGATAACGAAGAAGCAAACGCCTTGCTGGCCGACATCGCCTTGCCCGAAACGGCGTCCTATGCCGATCTTCGCGCGCTTCTCACGCCGTTGGCCGGGAACGCGCCCATCGCGCAAGCCATCAGCCGCATGGACCGCTTGCGCCGCGCACACGGGCAAGCGTCCTTCACTGCCGCGCAAGTCACCGAGTTCGTCCGGGAGTCCGTTCGCAACCGTTCGCGTCTGGGGTTCCGGCAGCAACGCGGTCATCTTGTTATGACAATCCAGCGCGCCAAGAACCGTGAGTTTCCGAACGTCATTGTGCTTTGGCCGCACACGGCGACAGGCAGCGCTGAGCATCTGCGCCGCTTGCTCTACAACGGCATCACGCGCGCGCAGAACCATTGCACCGTGATTGTCCTTGGACAGAACCGGATGAACGCGCCGCCCTTCGCGCCATAA
- a CDS encoding ATP-dependent nuclease: protein MHIVRLKISGFRGVSSADITLGRHAVLVGPNNSGKTTIIEALALLFGRDRLVRRLTEHDFHGSTPDEQARIRCIATVTGFTPNDPQHHSSWFSPERGVEKWFDPNAKTLSAAPDAQHTDLAVQIGFAARFDLDELEAETIRFFVDDEATLGDPFAEDAHLRTIHTKILQELGFFLVPASRTWDKWISFSSELFRRVVATRGDMPAQAVRAERARLWTPPEGTRLEDQPGLSEIVGAANDELRALMASAPRLQLRLTSTDSDSVLESVVPHFAHGMGPTLPSQRQGTGLVSLQSLLLLMQFGKARAETGQSFVLAVEEPELHIQPSQQKRLVNRLNALCNQTIVTTHSPIVAAMFPAPDTLFIETRSGVLNAKPLMDPVPAQPTNHQQHLLFAWRQKLVGALMHDCVLIPEGVSDVAWLEALQTALELHQGWQDAGDGAPLLSTFVGVVPTIDAKIADTFALVSAVHARPCILVDGDNDGRGYFDAVKTSNPPPRAAVFWPQGWAMEHVVSWIAGADEAAMLVALGTALGTNFADAQALTAHLLTQKS from the coding sequence ATGCACATTGTCCGCCTCAAAATCTCCGGCTTCCGGGGCGTCTCTTCGGCGGACATTACGCTGGGCCGCCATGCCGTGCTGGTGGGGCCGAACAACAGCGGCAAGACCACCATCATCGAGGCGCTGGCCTTGCTGTTCGGACGCGACCGTCTGGTGCGCCGCCTCACCGAGCATGATTTTCACGGCAGCACGCCCGACGAGCAGGCCCGCATCCGTTGCATTGCCACCGTCACGGGCTTCACACCGAACGACCCGCAGCACCATTCCTCTTGGTTCAGCCCGGAACGCGGCGTTGAGAAATGGTTTGATCCCAACGCCAAGACCTTGAGCGCCGCGCCGGACGCGCAGCATACCGACCTGGCCGTGCAGATTGGCTTCGCCGCGCGGTTTGATCTGGACGAGCTCGAAGCCGAGACGATCCGCTTCTTTGTTGATGACGAGGCGACGCTGGGCGATCCGTTCGCGGAGGACGCCCACCTGCGCACCATCCACACGAAGATTCTCCAAGAGTTGGGCTTCTTTCTGGTCCCGGCGTCGCGCACTTGGGATAAGTGGATTTCCTTTTCGTCCGAGTTGTTCCGCCGCGTGGTCGCCACGCGCGGGGACATGCCCGCGCAGGCCGTCCGGGCGGAACGCGCGCGGCTCTGGACGCCGCCGGAAGGGACGCGGCTCGAAGACCAGCCGGGACTGTCCGAGATTGTCGGCGCGGCCAATGACGAGTTGCGCGCGCTTATGGCCAGCGCACCCCGACTCCAGTTGCGTTTGACTTCAACCGACAGCGACTCCGTTCTGGAAAGCGTGGTCCCGCACTTCGCGCACGGCATGGGGCCAACCCTTCCCTCACAGCGGCAGGGCACGGGGCTTGTCTCGCTGCAAAGCCTTCTCTTGCTCATGCAGTTCGGCAAGGCGCGCGCGGAAACGGGCCAGTCCTTCGTGCTGGCCGTCGAGGAACCGGAGCTTCACATCCAGCCTTCGCAGCAAAAGCGGCTGGTCAACCGCCTCAATGCGCTCTGTAACCAGACCATCGTGACCACGCATTCGCCCATCGTGGCCGCGATGTTCCCCGCGCCCGATACGCTCTTTATCGAAACACGCAGCGGCGTCCTGAACGCCAAGCCGCTCATGGACCCCGTTCCCGCGCAGCCGACCAACCACCAGCAGCACTTGCTCTTTGCATGGCGGCAGAAGCTGGTGGGCGCGCTCATGCACGATTGCGTCCTGATCCCCGAAGGGGTTTCGGATGTGGCATGGCTTGAGGCGCTGCAAACCGCCCTTGAACTGCATCAAGGCTGGCAGGACGCGGGAGACGGCGCGCCGCTTCTCTCCACCTTTGTTGGCGTCGTGCCGACCATCGACGCGAAGATTGCCGACACATTCGCGCTTGTGAGCGCCGTTCACGCACGGCCCTGCATCCTCGTGGACGGCGACAATGACGGGCGCGGCTATTTCGATGCGGTGAAGACCAGTAACCCGCCGCCGCGCGCCGCTGTTTTCTGGCCACAAGGCTGGGCGATGGAGCATGTGGTTTCATGGATTGCGGGAGCAGACGAAGCCGCGATGCTGGTCGCGCTGGGCACAGCTTTGGGAACGAACTTCGCCGACGCTCAGGCACTCACCGCTCATCTGCTCACCCAGAAATCCTAG